In Flammeovirgaceae bacterium 311, one DNA window encodes the following:
- a CDS encoding bifunctional deaminase-reductase domain-containing protein (COG0262 Dihydrofolate reductase), with protein MSLDGYIAKEDDNLDFLSVVEKKGEDYGYTAFQREVDTLIWGRRTYDKVLSFGIDFPHKDKKCYVISRSRTGSDENVEFYGGDLSELIARIRSKEGKHIYCDGGGEVVFELMKNNLIDKLIISVIPYLLGSGIRLFKDGRPEQQLQLSKSISFPTGLVQLWYDKMVGA; from the coding sequence ATGAGTCTGGATGGCTATATTGCTAAAGAAGATGATAATCTCGACTTTCTTTCCGTGGTGGAAAAGAAGGGGGAGGATTATGGTTATACTGCTTTTCAGCGGGAGGTGGATACCCTCATCTGGGGAAGAAGGACTTATGATAAGGTGCTGTCTTTTGGCATTGATTTCCCGCATAAGGATAAAAAATGCTATGTGATTTCCAGAAGCAGAACCGGCTCTGACGAAAATGTAGAGTTTTATGGAGGTGACCTCAGTGAGCTGATTGCCAGGATCCGGAGCAAGGAGGGTAAACATATCTATTGCGATGGGGGCGGAGAAGTAGTGTTTGAGCTAATGAAAAACAACCTTATTGATAAGCTGATCATCTCCGTGATACCCTACCTTTTGGGCAGCGGCATACGTCTTTTCAAGGATGGGAGGCCGGAGCAGCAGTTGCAGCTAAGCAAGAGCATCAGCTTTCCCACAGGGCTGGTTCAGCTTTGGTACGACAAGATGGTGGGGGCTTGA
- a CDS encoding 4-hydroxyacetophenone monooxygenase HAPMO (COG2072 Predicted flavoprotein involved in K+ transport) — MNSKPDVAVGIIGAGFAGLVAALRLKKSGRNSFLIFERAAEIGGTWRDNVYPGCACDIASPLYSFADEPNPDWSRLYSNQPEILAYLKEVVAKRGLNRHIRFNSDIVEASFLQEQGYWQVTDRQGTTTTAGVLLLGLGPLNRPFIPDFKAFNDFRGTSFHSSQWDTTYNYKGKRVAVIGTGASAIQIVPAIAPEVAQLTVLQRTPAWITPRYYHAISSLIQKTYHRFPFLQKVVREFIYWSNEFIGLGFIGSKLVNKTISRLSLRKLRKEVKDPDVRRKLTPDYTLGCKRILRSDDYYPSFNRPHVKLVTDSIERFTERGILTADGTEHLLDAIIFATGFVAADINLYTRIMGLQGRSLVDEWQQNGAEAFMGTTISGYPNLGFLLGPNTGLGHNSVVHMMESQMNYLMLYLEYLESRGSGSFLDVKPVVQDAYNRRLQKQFKGTVWTSGCKSWYFNKEGKNTTLYPRLPSTFRKKTRSFNPAHYQLHLPSIHSSSTHPAVFTSR; from the coding sequence ATGAACAGCAAGCCCGATGTAGCAGTAGGAATCATAGGTGCAGGATTTGCCGGCCTGGTAGCAGCTTTGCGCCTGAAGAAAAGCGGCAGAAACTCCTTCCTGATCTTTGAAAGAGCTGCAGAAATAGGAGGTACCTGGCGCGATAATGTATATCCCGGCTGCGCCTGCGACATTGCCTCGCCCCTTTATTCATTTGCCGATGAACCCAATCCCGACTGGAGCAGGCTCTATTCAAATCAGCCAGAAATACTTGCTTATCTGAAAGAGGTGGTGGCAAAAAGAGGGCTGAACCGGCACATACGCTTTAATTCTGATATCGTAGAGGCCAGCTTTCTGCAGGAGCAGGGCTACTGGCAGGTAACAGACCGGCAGGGAACCACAACAACTGCAGGGGTGCTGCTTTTAGGGCTGGGCCCGCTCAACCGTCCATTTATACCGGATTTCAAGGCTTTTAATGACTTCCGGGGAACCAGCTTTCACTCTTCCCAATGGGACACTACCTACAACTACAAAGGCAAGCGCGTAGCAGTGATTGGTACAGGTGCCAGCGCCATTCAGATTGTTCCTGCCATTGCTCCCGAGGTGGCACAGCTCACCGTGCTCCAGCGAACCCCTGCCTGGATTACTCCCCGCTATTATCATGCTATCTCCAGCCTGATTCAAAAAACATATCACCGCTTTCCATTCCTGCAAAAAGTAGTGCGGGAATTCATCTACTGGTCAAACGAATTTATCGGGTTGGGTTTTATTGGTAGCAAATTAGTGAACAAGACTATTAGCCGGCTATCCCTGCGCAAGCTACGCAAGGAGGTGAAAGATCCGGATGTGCGTCGTAAACTCACCCCAGATTATACCCTGGGCTGCAAACGCATACTCCGCTCCGATGATTACTACCCCAGCTTTAACAGACCTCATGTAAAGCTGGTAACTGACTCCATAGAACGTTTCACAGAAAGAGGAATTCTTACGGCCGATGGAACCGAGCATCTCCTGGACGCCATTATTTTCGCTACCGGCTTTGTTGCTGCCGACATAAACCTCTATACCCGTATTATGGGTCTGCAGGGCCGCAGCCTGGTAGACGAATGGCAACAGAATGGTGCAGAAGCATTCATGGGCACCACCATTTCCGGATATCCAAATCTTGGTTTTTTACTGGGTCCCAATACCGGTCTCGGCCATAACTCGGTGGTGCATATGATGGAGTCGCAAATGAATTACCTCATGCTGTACCTGGAGTATCTGGAATCCAGGGGCAGTGGCAGCTTTCTGGATGTAAAGCCGGTGGTACAGGATGCTTATAACAGGCGCCTGCAAAAGCAGTTCAAGGGTACCGTCTGGACCTCGGGATGCAAAAGCTGGTATTTTAACAAGGAAGGTAAAAACACAACCCTCTACCCTCGGCTGCCTTCCACTTTTCGGAAAAAGACAAGAAGCTTCAATCCAGCCCATTACCAGCTCCACCTGCCCAGCATCCATAGCAGCAGCACACATCCGGCAGTATTCACCAGCA